In Miscanthus floridulus cultivar M001 chromosome 5, ASM1932011v1, whole genome shotgun sequence, one genomic interval encodes:
- the LOC136450901 gene encoding probable thimet oligopeptidase isoform X1 — protein sequence MEPKRRERRVIAIAGAAALVAVGLNIAFSAVAAHRRRKRRELPGFTAQVNLSAAEIKRIADRIISKSKETYDSVAAVPLDKVSFANVIAPLAELDVLQFPLVQACVLPRMVSPSEDVRKASAEAEKLLDSHFVLCRQREDVYRVIKAFAVKGERIGPEATRFLHSLVKEFERNGVKLSQSKRKEMEKLKSHMDALNLKYLQNLNDFTKFLLLGEDELAGMPFDFLKDLEKADGKFKVPLTSYHVTPILEHCKVGSTRKQIAVAYGQKGGKDNLAILENLVQLRHKFAGLLGYTNYADFAIEPRMPRTSRKVLEFLEEMSEQLSDVANRELSILKDLKIKEEGNAQFGMEDLLYYIKRAEEFKVDLDIGEIKQYFPVSLVISGMLKMFQDLFALRFDEIKDVDVWHDTVRVFSVWDASSSDLLGYFFLDIFAREGKYTHTCVVTLQNGCLCFNGTRKVPAAVILSQCPKELDGNSALLRFPEVVRLFHEFSHVVHHVSNRATFSRFSGLRLEGDFTEIPSLLLENWCYESISLKMMSGFHQVDITKSITSEACQSLKRRRDLFTGLKMKQEILLCLVDQIIHSSEDVDIDDLIKDLHPKVMLGIPLLEGTSPASCFPRIAFGYDAVCYSYIWSEVFAADLFVSKFKDDLLNQHAGLRFRNKVLAPGSSKDPLEIITDYLGREPSLQPFIQSRTRNSL from the exons ATGGAGCCCAAGAGACGAGAGCGCCGGGTCATCGCCATCGCCGGTGCGGCAGCGCTCGTCGCCGTCGGCCTCAACATCGCCTTCTCCGCCGTCGCCGCCCACCGTCGGAGGAAACGACGAG AGCTTCCAGGGTTTACTGCTCAAGTCAACCTTTCAGCAGCTGAGATTAAAAGAATAGCTGACCGTATCATCTCTAAGTCAAAGGAAACATATGATTCAGTGGCTGCAGTGCCCCTAGATAAA GTCAGTTTTGCAAATGTCATTGCACCATTGGCAGAATTAGATGTGCTGCAATTTCCTCTGGTTCAAGCTTGTGTTCTTCCTAGGATGGTATCACCATCTGAGGATGTTCGCAAGGCAAGTGCTGAAGCAGAGAAGCTGTTGGATTCCCACTTTGTGCTGTGCAG GCAGCGTGAAGATGTTTATCGTGTCATAAAAGCATTCGCAGTGAAAGGCGAGAGAATAGGTCCTGAAGCAACAAGATTTCTCCACTCCTTG GTGAAAGAGTTTGAGCGTAATGGAGTTAAACTATCTCAAAGCAAGAGAAAAGAAATGGAGAAATTGAAATCTCATATGGATGCATTAAACCTGAAGTATCTACAAAATTTGAATGATTTCACCAAATTCCTTCTTTTAGGTGAGGATGAGCTAGCTGGAATGCCCTTTGATTTCCTAAAG GATCTGGAAAAAGCTGATGGAAAGTTTAAGGTTCCGTTGACCAGTTACCATGTTACTCCAATTCTTGAGCACTGCAAG GTTGGCTCTACCAGGAAGCAGATTGCTGTCGCTTATGGACAGAAAGGTGGGAAGGATAATCTAGCCATCCTAGAAAATTTG GTTCAGCTAAGACACAAGTTTGCTGGATTACTGGGGTACACCAACTATGCTGATTTTGCAATTGAGCCCAGAATGCCAAGAACTTCAAGGAAG GTCTTAGAGTTTTTGGAAGAGATGTCAGAACAATTAAGTGATGTAGCTAATAGAGAGCTCAGCATACTCAAAGACCTTAAG ATCAAGGAGGAAGGAAATGCTCAGTTCGGAATGGAAGATTTGTTGTACTACATCAAAAGAGCTGAAGAATTCAAGGTTGATCTTGACATCGGTGAAATTAAACAATACTTCCCTGTTAGCCTGGTCATATCTGGAATGTTGAAGATGTTTCAGGATCTATTTG CACTACGATTTGATGAAATTAAGGATGTGGATGTTTGGCATGATACAGTTCGTGTGTTTTCTGTTTGGGATGCAAGTTCAAGTGATCTTTTGGGTTACTTTTTTCTTGATATCTTTGCCAG GGAAGGGAAGTATACCCACACTTGCGTTGTGACACTTCAGAATGGATGCTTGTGTTTTAATGGTACGCGTAAG GTTCCGGCTGCTGTGATATTATCTCAATGTCCAAAAGAGCTTGATGGGAATTCAGCATTACTGCGGTTCCCTGAAGTCGTGAGGCTATTCCATGAATTTAGCCATGTG GTCCATCACGTATCCAACAGAGCCACCTTTTCAAGATTTTCAGGTCTTCGACTGGAGGGTGACTTCACTGAAATTCCAAGCCTGCTACTCGAGAATTG GTGCTATGAGAGTATTTCTCTGAAAATGATGTCTGGCTTCCATCAGGTG GACATTACAAAATCCATAACCAGTGAAGCTTGCCAATCTCTGAAAAGAAGGCGTGATTTATTTACTGGCCTGAAAATGAAACAAGAGATCCTTTTGT GCCTTGTTGATCAGATAATACATTCAAGTGAGGATGTGGACATTGATGACTTAATCAAGGATCTTCATCCCAAG GTAATGCTGGGTATACCTTTATTGGAAGGGACCAGTCCAGCTTCATGTTTTCCTCGTATTGCTTTTGGCTATGATGCTGTGTGCTACAGTTACATATGGAGTGAG GTGTTTGCTGCAGACCTTTTTGTATCAAAATTTAAAGACGACTTGCTCAATCAGCATGCTGGATTGCGGTTCAGAAATAAG GTGTTGGCTCCAGGAAGCTCAAAAGACCCCCTGGAGATTATAACGGACTACCTAGGAAGAGAACCATCACTCCAACCTTTTATTCAGAGCAGAACAAGGAATAGTTTGTGA
- the LOC136450901 gene encoding probable thimet oligopeptidase isoform X4, with translation MQEELAAVDRELPGFTAQVNLSAAEIKRIADRIISKSKETYDSVAAVPLDKVSFANVIAPLAELDVLQFPLVQACVLPRMVSPSEDVRKASAEAEKLLDSHFVLCRQREDVYRVIKAFAVKGERIGPEATRFLHSLVKEFERNGVKLSQSKRKEMEKLKSHMDALNLKYLQNLNDFTKFLLLGEDELAGMPFDFLKDLEKADGKFKVPLTSYHVTPILEHCKVGSTRKQIAVAYGQKGGKDNLAILENLVQLRHKFAGLLGYTNYADFAIEPRMPRTSRKVLEFLEEMSEQLSDVANRELSILKDLKIKEEGNAQFGMEDLLYYIKRAEEFKVDLDIGEIKQYFPVSLVISGMLKMFQDLFALRFDEIKDVDVWHDTVRVFSVWDASSSDLLGYFFLDIFAREGKYTHTCVVTLQNGCLCFNGTRKVPAAVILSQCPKELDGNSALLRFPEVVRLFHEFSHVVHHVSNRATFSRFSGLRLEGDFTEIPSLLLENWCYESISLKMMSGFHQVDITKSITSEACQSLKRRRDLFTGLKMKQEILLCLVDQIIHSSEDVDIDDLIKDLHPKVMLGIPLLEGTSPASCFPRIAFGYDAVCYSYIWSEVFAADLFVSKFKDDLLNQHAGLRFRNKVLAPGSSKDPLEIITDYLGREPSLQPFIQSRTRNSL, from the exons AGCTTCCAGGGTTTACTGCTCAAGTCAACCTTTCAGCAGCTGAGATTAAAAGAATAGCTGACCGTATCATCTCTAAGTCAAAGGAAACATATGATTCAGTGGCTGCAGTGCCCCTAGATAAA GTCAGTTTTGCAAATGTCATTGCACCATTGGCAGAATTAGATGTGCTGCAATTTCCTCTGGTTCAAGCTTGTGTTCTTCCTAGGATGGTATCACCATCTGAGGATGTTCGCAAGGCAAGTGCTGAAGCAGAGAAGCTGTTGGATTCCCACTTTGTGCTGTGCAG GCAGCGTGAAGATGTTTATCGTGTCATAAAAGCATTCGCAGTGAAAGGCGAGAGAATAGGTCCTGAAGCAACAAGATTTCTCCACTCCTTG GTGAAAGAGTTTGAGCGTAATGGAGTTAAACTATCTCAAAGCAAGAGAAAAGAAATGGAGAAATTGAAATCTCATATGGATGCATTAAACCTGAAGTATCTACAAAATTTGAATGATTTCACCAAATTCCTTCTTTTAGGTGAGGATGAGCTAGCTGGAATGCCCTTTGATTTCCTAAAG GATCTGGAAAAAGCTGATGGAAAGTTTAAGGTTCCGTTGACCAGTTACCATGTTACTCCAATTCTTGAGCACTGCAAG GTTGGCTCTACCAGGAAGCAGATTGCTGTCGCTTATGGACAGAAAGGTGGGAAGGATAATCTAGCCATCCTAGAAAATTTG GTTCAGCTAAGACACAAGTTTGCTGGATTACTGGGGTACACCAACTATGCTGATTTTGCAATTGAGCCCAGAATGCCAAGAACTTCAAGGAAG GTCTTAGAGTTTTTGGAAGAGATGTCAGAACAATTAAGTGATGTAGCTAATAGAGAGCTCAGCATACTCAAAGACCTTAAG ATCAAGGAGGAAGGAAATGCTCAGTTCGGAATGGAAGATTTGTTGTACTACATCAAAAGAGCTGAAGAATTCAAGGTTGATCTTGACATCGGTGAAATTAAACAATACTTCCCTGTTAGCCTGGTCATATCTGGAATGTTGAAGATGTTTCAGGATCTATTTG CACTACGATTTGATGAAATTAAGGATGTGGATGTTTGGCATGATACAGTTCGTGTGTTTTCTGTTTGGGATGCAAGTTCAAGTGATCTTTTGGGTTACTTTTTTCTTGATATCTTTGCCAG GGAAGGGAAGTATACCCACACTTGCGTTGTGACACTTCAGAATGGATGCTTGTGTTTTAATGGTACGCGTAAG GTTCCGGCTGCTGTGATATTATCTCAATGTCCAAAAGAGCTTGATGGGAATTCAGCATTACTGCGGTTCCCTGAAGTCGTGAGGCTATTCCATGAATTTAGCCATGTG GTCCATCACGTATCCAACAGAGCCACCTTTTCAAGATTTTCAGGTCTTCGACTGGAGGGTGACTTCACTGAAATTCCAAGCCTGCTACTCGAGAATTG GTGCTATGAGAGTATTTCTCTGAAAATGATGTCTGGCTTCCATCAGGTG GACATTACAAAATCCATAACCAGTGAAGCTTGCCAATCTCTGAAAAGAAGGCGTGATTTATTTACTGGCCTGAAAATGAAACAAGAGATCCTTTTGT GCCTTGTTGATCAGATAATACATTCAAGTGAGGATGTGGACATTGATGACTTAATCAAGGATCTTCATCCCAAG GTAATGCTGGGTATACCTTTATTGGAAGGGACCAGTCCAGCTTCATGTTTTCCTCGTATTGCTTTTGGCTATGATGCTGTGTGCTACAGTTACATATGGAGTGAG GTGTTTGCTGCAGACCTTTTTGTATCAAAATTTAAAGACGACTTGCTCAATCAGCATGCTGGATTGCGGTTCAGAAATAAG GTGTTGGCTCCAGGAAGCTCAAAAGACCCCCTGGAGATTATAACGGACTACCTAGGAAGAGAACCATCACTCCAACCTTTTATTCAGAGCAGAACAAGGAATAGTTTGTGA
- the LOC136450901 gene encoding probable thimet oligopeptidase isoform X3 — MEPKRRERRVIAIAGAAALVAVGLNIAFSAVAAHRRRKRRELPGFTAQVNLSAAEIKRIADRIISKSKETYDSVAAVPLDKVSFANVIAPLAELDVLQFPLVQACVLPRMVSPSEDVRKASAEAEKLLDSHFVLCRQREDVYRVIKAFAVKGERIGPEATRFLHSLVKEFERNGVKLSQSKRKEMEKLKSHMDALNLKYLQNLNDFTKFLLLGEDELAGMPFDFLKDLEKADGKFKVPLTSYHVTPILEHCKVGSTRKQIAVAYGQKGGKDNLAILENLVQLRHKFAGLLGYTNYADFAIEPRMPRTSRKVLEFLEEMSEQLSDVANRELSILKDLKIKEEGNAQFGMEDLLYYIKRAEEFKVDLDIGEIKQYFPVSLVISGMLKMFQDLFALRFDEIKDVDVWHDTVRVFSVWDASSSDLLGYFFLDIFAREGKYTHTCVVTLQNGCLCFNGTRKVPAAVILSQCPKELDGNSALLRFPEVVRLFHEFSHVVHHVSNRATFSRFSGLRLEGDFTEIPSLLLENWCYESISLKMMSGFHQVDITKSITSEACQSLKRRRDLFTGLKMKQEILLCLVDQIIHSSEDVDIDDLIKDLHPKVMLGIPLLEGTSPASCFPRIAFGYDAVCYSYIWSETFLYQNLKTTCSISMLDCGSEIRCWLQEAQKTPWRL, encoded by the exons ATGGAGCCCAAGAGACGAGAGCGCCGGGTCATCGCCATCGCCGGTGCGGCAGCGCTCGTCGCCGTCGGCCTCAACATCGCCTTCTCCGCCGTCGCCGCCCACCGTCGGAGGAAACGACGAG AGCTTCCAGGGTTTACTGCTCAAGTCAACCTTTCAGCAGCTGAGATTAAAAGAATAGCTGACCGTATCATCTCTAAGTCAAAGGAAACATATGATTCAGTGGCTGCAGTGCCCCTAGATAAA GTCAGTTTTGCAAATGTCATTGCACCATTGGCAGAATTAGATGTGCTGCAATTTCCTCTGGTTCAAGCTTGTGTTCTTCCTAGGATGGTATCACCATCTGAGGATGTTCGCAAGGCAAGTGCTGAAGCAGAGAAGCTGTTGGATTCCCACTTTGTGCTGTGCAG GCAGCGTGAAGATGTTTATCGTGTCATAAAAGCATTCGCAGTGAAAGGCGAGAGAATAGGTCCTGAAGCAACAAGATTTCTCCACTCCTTG GTGAAAGAGTTTGAGCGTAATGGAGTTAAACTATCTCAAAGCAAGAGAAAAGAAATGGAGAAATTGAAATCTCATATGGATGCATTAAACCTGAAGTATCTACAAAATTTGAATGATTTCACCAAATTCCTTCTTTTAGGTGAGGATGAGCTAGCTGGAATGCCCTTTGATTTCCTAAAG GATCTGGAAAAAGCTGATGGAAAGTTTAAGGTTCCGTTGACCAGTTACCATGTTACTCCAATTCTTGAGCACTGCAAG GTTGGCTCTACCAGGAAGCAGATTGCTGTCGCTTATGGACAGAAAGGTGGGAAGGATAATCTAGCCATCCTAGAAAATTTG GTTCAGCTAAGACACAAGTTTGCTGGATTACTGGGGTACACCAACTATGCTGATTTTGCAATTGAGCCCAGAATGCCAAGAACTTCAAGGAAG GTCTTAGAGTTTTTGGAAGAGATGTCAGAACAATTAAGTGATGTAGCTAATAGAGAGCTCAGCATACTCAAAGACCTTAAG ATCAAGGAGGAAGGAAATGCTCAGTTCGGAATGGAAGATTTGTTGTACTACATCAAAAGAGCTGAAGAATTCAAGGTTGATCTTGACATCGGTGAAATTAAACAATACTTCCCTGTTAGCCTGGTCATATCTGGAATGTTGAAGATGTTTCAGGATCTATTTG CACTACGATTTGATGAAATTAAGGATGTGGATGTTTGGCATGATACAGTTCGTGTGTTTTCTGTTTGGGATGCAAGTTCAAGTGATCTTTTGGGTTACTTTTTTCTTGATATCTTTGCCAG GGAAGGGAAGTATACCCACACTTGCGTTGTGACACTTCAGAATGGATGCTTGTGTTTTAATGGTACGCGTAAG GTTCCGGCTGCTGTGATATTATCTCAATGTCCAAAAGAGCTTGATGGGAATTCAGCATTACTGCGGTTCCCTGAAGTCGTGAGGCTATTCCATGAATTTAGCCATGTG GTCCATCACGTATCCAACAGAGCCACCTTTTCAAGATTTTCAGGTCTTCGACTGGAGGGTGACTTCACTGAAATTCCAAGCCTGCTACTCGAGAATTG GTGCTATGAGAGTATTTCTCTGAAAATGATGTCTGGCTTCCATCAGGTG GACATTACAAAATCCATAACCAGTGAAGCTTGCCAATCTCTGAAAAGAAGGCGTGATTTATTTACTGGCCTGAAAATGAAACAAGAGATCCTTTTGT GCCTTGTTGATCAGATAATACATTCAAGTGAGGATGTGGACATTGATGACTTAATCAAGGATCTTCATCCCAAG GTAATGCTGGGTATACCTTTATTGGAAGGGACCAGTCCAGCTTCATGTTTTCCTCGTATTGCTTTTGGCTATGATGCTGTGTGCTACAGTTACATATGGAGTGAG ACCTTTTTGTATCAAAATTTAAAGACGACTTGCTCAATCAGCATGCTGGATTGCGGTTCAGAAATAAG GTGTTGGCTCCAGGAAGCTCAAAAGACCCCCTGGAGATTATAA
- the LOC136450901 gene encoding probable thimet oligopeptidase isoform X2 yields the protein MEPKRRERRVIAIAGAAALVAVGLNIAFSAVAAHRRRKRRELPGFTAQVNLSAAEIKRIADRIISKSKETYDSVAAVPLDKVSFANVIAPLAELDVLQFPLVQACVLPRMVSPSEDVRKASAEAEKLLDSHFVLCRQREDVYRVIKAFAVKGERIGPEATRFLHSLVKEFERNGVKLSQSKRKEMEKLKSHMDALNLKYLQNLNDFTKFLLLGEDELAGMPFDFLKDLEKADGKFKVPLTSYHVTPILEHCKVGSTRKQIAVAYGQKGGKDNLAILENLVQLRHKFAGLLGYTNYADFAIEPRMPRTSRKVLEFLEEMSEQLSDVANRELSILKDLKIKEEGNAQFGMEDLLYYIKRAEEFKVDLDIGEIKQYFPVSLVISGMLKMFQDLFALRFDEIKDVDVWHDTVRVFSVWDASSSDLLGYFFLDIFAREGKYTHTCVVTLQNGCLCFNGTRKVPAAVILSQCPKELDGNSALLRFPEVVRLFHEFSHVVHHVSNRATFSRFSGLRLEGDFTEIPSLLLENWCYESISLKMMSGFHQDITKSITSEACQSLKRRRDLFTGLKMKQEILLCLVDQIIHSSEDVDIDDLIKDLHPKVMLGIPLLEGTSPASCFPRIAFGYDAVCYSYIWSEVFAADLFVSKFKDDLLNQHAGLRFRNKVLAPGSSKDPLEIITDYLGREPSLQPFIQSRTRNSL from the exons ATGGAGCCCAAGAGACGAGAGCGCCGGGTCATCGCCATCGCCGGTGCGGCAGCGCTCGTCGCCGTCGGCCTCAACATCGCCTTCTCCGCCGTCGCCGCCCACCGTCGGAGGAAACGACGAG AGCTTCCAGGGTTTACTGCTCAAGTCAACCTTTCAGCAGCTGAGATTAAAAGAATAGCTGACCGTATCATCTCTAAGTCAAAGGAAACATATGATTCAGTGGCTGCAGTGCCCCTAGATAAA GTCAGTTTTGCAAATGTCATTGCACCATTGGCAGAATTAGATGTGCTGCAATTTCCTCTGGTTCAAGCTTGTGTTCTTCCTAGGATGGTATCACCATCTGAGGATGTTCGCAAGGCAAGTGCTGAAGCAGAGAAGCTGTTGGATTCCCACTTTGTGCTGTGCAG GCAGCGTGAAGATGTTTATCGTGTCATAAAAGCATTCGCAGTGAAAGGCGAGAGAATAGGTCCTGAAGCAACAAGATTTCTCCACTCCTTG GTGAAAGAGTTTGAGCGTAATGGAGTTAAACTATCTCAAAGCAAGAGAAAAGAAATGGAGAAATTGAAATCTCATATGGATGCATTAAACCTGAAGTATCTACAAAATTTGAATGATTTCACCAAATTCCTTCTTTTAGGTGAGGATGAGCTAGCTGGAATGCCCTTTGATTTCCTAAAG GATCTGGAAAAAGCTGATGGAAAGTTTAAGGTTCCGTTGACCAGTTACCATGTTACTCCAATTCTTGAGCACTGCAAG GTTGGCTCTACCAGGAAGCAGATTGCTGTCGCTTATGGACAGAAAGGTGGGAAGGATAATCTAGCCATCCTAGAAAATTTG GTTCAGCTAAGACACAAGTTTGCTGGATTACTGGGGTACACCAACTATGCTGATTTTGCAATTGAGCCCAGAATGCCAAGAACTTCAAGGAAG GTCTTAGAGTTTTTGGAAGAGATGTCAGAACAATTAAGTGATGTAGCTAATAGAGAGCTCAGCATACTCAAAGACCTTAAG ATCAAGGAGGAAGGAAATGCTCAGTTCGGAATGGAAGATTTGTTGTACTACATCAAAAGAGCTGAAGAATTCAAGGTTGATCTTGACATCGGTGAAATTAAACAATACTTCCCTGTTAGCCTGGTCATATCTGGAATGTTGAAGATGTTTCAGGATCTATTTG CACTACGATTTGATGAAATTAAGGATGTGGATGTTTGGCATGATACAGTTCGTGTGTTTTCTGTTTGGGATGCAAGTTCAAGTGATCTTTTGGGTTACTTTTTTCTTGATATCTTTGCCAG GGAAGGGAAGTATACCCACACTTGCGTTGTGACACTTCAGAATGGATGCTTGTGTTTTAATGGTACGCGTAAG GTTCCGGCTGCTGTGATATTATCTCAATGTCCAAAAGAGCTTGATGGGAATTCAGCATTACTGCGGTTCCCTGAAGTCGTGAGGCTATTCCATGAATTTAGCCATGTG GTCCATCACGTATCCAACAGAGCCACCTTTTCAAGATTTTCAGGTCTTCGACTGGAGGGTGACTTCACTGAAATTCCAAGCCTGCTACTCGAGAATTG GTGCTATGAGAGTATTTCTCTGAAAATGATGTCTGGCTTCCATCAG GACATTACAAAATCCATAACCAGTGAAGCTTGCCAATCTCTGAAAAGAAGGCGTGATTTATTTACTGGCCTGAAAATGAAACAAGAGATCCTTTTGT GCCTTGTTGATCAGATAATACATTCAAGTGAGGATGTGGACATTGATGACTTAATCAAGGATCTTCATCCCAAG GTAATGCTGGGTATACCTTTATTGGAAGGGACCAGTCCAGCTTCATGTTTTCCTCGTATTGCTTTTGGCTATGATGCTGTGTGCTACAGTTACATATGGAGTGAG GTGTTTGCTGCAGACCTTTTTGTATCAAAATTTAAAGACGACTTGCTCAATCAGCATGCTGGATTGCGGTTCAGAAATAAG GTGTTGGCTCCAGGAAGCTCAAAAGACCCCCTGGAGATTATAACGGACTACCTAGGAAGAGAACCATCACTCCAACCTTTTATTCAGAGCAGAACAAGGAATAGTTTGTGA